One window of Psychrobacillus sp. FSL H8-0483 genomic DNA carries:
- the alaS gene encoding alanine--tRNA ligase: MKQLTGAQIRQMYLDFFIEKGHTQEPSAPLVPINDPSLLWINSGVATLKKYFDGRVVPENPRITNAQKSIRTNDIENVGKTARHHTFFEMLGNFSIGEYFKKEAIHWAWEFLTDEKWVAFEAEKLSITIHPEDEEAYLIWRDEIGIPEERIIRLEGNFWDIGEGPSGPNSEIFYDRGESYGNDLNDPELYPGGENERYLEIWNLVFSEFNHNPDHTYTPLPKQNIDTGMGLERMASVVQNVPTNFDTDLFIPIIRQTEAISGKTYRENNEDDTAFKVIADHIRTVAFAIGDGALPSNEGRGYVLRRLLRRAVRFAKQLGVDKPFLYELVPVVGEIMEDFYPEVTAKKDFIMRVIKTEEERFHETLHDGLSILEKVIEDQRAKGESFIPGTTTFTLYDTYGFPIELTEEYAEEANMTVDHEGFKEEMEAQRSRARAARQNVDSMQVQSEVFGNIHDESEFVGYDTLSVKTNITSIVLGQALVKTAHEGDEVKVVLSQTPFYAESGGQIADHGMIGNDTFRGFVKDVQKAPNGQNLHTVVIESGEMIADAEVVATVDQALRGHTIKNHSATHILHQALKDVLGTHVNQAGSYVGPDRLRFDFSHFGQVTKDELEKIERIVNEKVWDNIPVVTGYHNIDEAKKMGAMALFGEKYGNIVRVVQMGTFSLELCGGVHVKNTSEIGFFKILSESGIGAGTRRIEAVTGKGAFEIVKEEEQILAEASNLLKAQSKDLTAKVVQTLQELKNVQKENESLSAKIANSQASSVLSSAQTVNDVTVLSVKVDAKDNNQLRQMMDDLKQKLEKAVIVLGAIDGDKVMISAGVTKDIVGGNYHAGNIVKLVAEQCGGKGGGRPDFAMAGAKDGSKLEAALTSVYEYIKSV, translated from the coding sequence ATGAAACAATTAACAGGTGCTCAAATTAGACAAATGTATTTAGACTTTTTTATTGAAAAAGGACACACACAAGAGCCATCAGCTCCACTCGTACCAATCAATGATCCATCTTTACTTTGGATTAATAGTGGTGTAGCAACATTAAAAAAATATTTTGATGGTCGTGTTGTACCAGAAAATCCACGTATTACAAATGCACAAAAATCGATACGTACAAATGACATCGAAAACGTAGGGAAAACAGCAAGACATCATACTTTCTTTGAAATGCTTGGAAACTTCTCTATCGGAGAATACTTTAAAAAAGAAGCAATTCACTGGGCTTGGGAATTTTTAACGGATGAAAAATGGGTGGCTTTTGAAGCAGAAAAATTATCCATTACGATTCATCCTGAAGACGAAGAAGCATATCTTATTTGGAGAGACGAAATTGGTATTCCAGAGGAGAGAATTATTCGTTTGGAAGGAAACTTCTGGGATATAGGAGAAGGTCCAAGTGGTCCAAACTCCGAAATTTTCTATGATCGCGGTGAATCATACGGGAATGATTTAAATGACCCTGAATTGTATCCAGGTGGAGAAAATGAGCGTTATTTAGAAATTTGGAATTTAGTATTCTCGGAATTCAACCATAATCCAGATCATACGTACACTCCACTACCAAAGCAAAACATTGATACAGGGATGGGCTTAGAACGTATGGCAAGTGTTGTTCAAAATGTTCCGACGAACTTTGATACAGATTTATTTATACCAATTATTCGTCAAACGGAAGCGATTTCTGGCAAAACATATCGTGAAAACAATGAGGATGACACTGCTTTCAAAGTAATTGCAGACCATATTCGTACGGTAGCTTTTGCGATTGGTGACGGCGCGTTGCCTTCAAACGAAGGAAGAGGATATGTACTTAGAAGATTACTTCGACGTGCTGTTCGATTTGCAAAACAACTTGGTGTTGATAAACCATTTTTATATGAGCTTGTTCCAGTTGTTGGAGAAATCATGGAAGATTTCTATCCAGAAGTAACAGCAAAAAAAGATTTTATTATGCGCGTTATAAAAACAGAGGAAGAACGTTTCCATGAAACACTTCACGATGGCCTTTCTATTCTCGAAAAAGTAATTGAAGATCAACGTGCAAAAGGGGAGTCATTTATTCCTGGAACAACTACTTTCACGTTATATGATACGTATGGTTTCCCGATTGAATTGACGGAAGAATATGCGGAAGAAGCAAATATGACGGTCGACCATGAAGGATTCAAAGAAGAAATGGAAGCTCAACGCTCACGTGCTCGTGCTGCTCGTCAAAATGTGGACTCTATGCAAGTACAATCAGAGGTGTTCGGCAATATTCACGATGAAAGTGAATTTGTAGGGTATGATACATTAAGCGTTAAGACTAATATTACATCGATCGTTCTTGGTCAAGCACTAGTGAAAACTGCTCATGAAGGGGATGAAGTAAAGGTAGTTTTATCTCAAACTCCTTTCTACGCAGAGAGCGGTGGTCAAATAGCGGATCATGGAATGATTGGAAATGATACATTTAGAGGTTTTGTGAAAGATGTTCAAAAAGCTCCAAATGGACAAAATTTACACACCGTAGTAATTGAATCTGGTGAAATGATTGCTGATGCAGAAGTAGTGGCAACAGTAGATCAAGCTCTACGAGGCCATACGATTAAAAATCACTCAGCGACACATATTCTGCACCAAGCATTAAAAGATGTGTTAGGAACACATGTAAACCAAGCTGGTTCTTATGTTGGGCCAGACCGCTTACGTTTTGACTTTTCACATTTTGGACAAGTAACAAAAGACGAGTTAGAGAAAATTGAACGAATAGTAAATGAAAAAGTGTGGGATAATATACCGGTAGTAACTGGATACCATAATATTGATGAAGCGAAGAAAATGGGCGCTATGGCTTTATTTGGTGAAAAATATGGCAATATTGTTCGTGTTGTACAAATGGGGACTTTCTCACTAGAGCTTTGCGGTGGTGTTCATGTGAAAAACACTTCGGAAATTGGATTCTTTAAAATTCTTTCCGAAAGTGGAATTGGAGCAGGTACTCGACGTATTGAGGCTGTTACTGGAAAAGGTGCTTTTGAAATTGTAAAAGAAGAAGAACAAATATTAGCAGAAGCATCGAATTTATTGAAGGCTCAATCGAAAGATTTGACTGCAAAAGTAGTACAAACGTTACAAGAGTTAAAAAATGTACAAAAAGAAAATGAGTCACTTTCTGCAAAAATCGCGAATAGTCAAGCATCATCTGTTTTATCTTCTGCTCAAACAGTGAACGATGTAACTGTACTCTCTGTCAAAGTAGATGCAAAAGATAATAACCAATTACGCCAAATGATGGACGATTTAAAACAAAAATTAGAAAAAGCAGTAATTGTCCTTGGTGCAATCGATGGGGATAAAGTAATGATTTCTGCTGGTGTAACAAAAGATATAGTAGGTGGGAACTACCATGCTGGAAATATCGTCAAATTAGTAGCGGAGCAATGTGGAGGTAAAGGCGGCGGCCGTCCAGACTTTGCAATGGCTGGTGCAAAAGACGGTAGTAAATTAGAAGCTGCGTTAACTTCTGTTTACGAATATATCAAATCAGTTTAA
- a CDS encoding ATP-dependent RecD-like DNA helicase, with product MTSEMNNEKQFITGRPIVSIFHNPQNLFSIIKLKVKSTNTTYPDKEIIVTGYFPSLVLEEAYKFTGLIKNHPKYGVQFQVETFQKEVPATEQGIVHYLSSDMFPGIGRKTAEQIVKKLGQNAINKILDDPAALDVIPKLGEDKKQTLRAVLEQNLGLEKVMIQLNEWGFGPQIAMKIYQAYREETIVVLTKNPYRLIEEVEGVGFVRADELGYKLGIQGNHPDRIKAAIYHLIQSASLSEGHVYMYAEQLLESVKRLLESAQREEIPFEAITKCCIELSEESRIVGEVNRFYIPSLYFSEVGISSKIETLLGENDTHHKFPLAEMKKHLGGLEERLGVQYAATQIKAIETALNSSITLLTGGPGTGKTTVVRGIVELYAELHGLSLDPKEWAKDKKPFPVVLAAPTGRAAKRLSESTELPAMTIHRLLGFTGQEDADVEGKEIEGKLVIIDETSMLDTWLGHQLLKAIPKDAQVIFVGDQDQLPPVGPGQVLKDLLASKRIPTVELKDIYRQSEGSSIIELAHDMKKGSVPSTLLDKTRDRSFIKASAEQIPKVVEQVLKSALSKGHSIRDIQVLAPMYRGPAGIDALNKMIQEMVNPNTDGKRKEMVFGDTIYRIGDKVLQLVNQPESNVFNGDMGEVVSIFKAAETVEKKEMLVISFDGNEVTYEKNDLNQITLAYCCSVHKSQGSEFQTVIMPVTRSYMKMLRRNLLYTGITRAKNFLILCGEPEVFKFGVERTDDLQRLTTLKNRLTVREDLSEEQSEIVKEDSTEVLVEATYLTADNYHLIDPLIGMNGITPYQFLDADN from the coding sequence ATGACAAGCGAAATGAACAATGAAAAACAGTTTATAACGGGTCGTCCTATCGTCTCTATTTTTCATAATCCTCAAAACCTATTTTCTATTATTAAATTAAAAGTAAAATCTACAAATACTACATATCCAGACAAAGAAATCATCGTAACTGGTTATTTCCCCTCACTTGTTCTAGAAGAAGCATATAAATTTACTGGACTTATTAAAAATCACCCTAAATATGGAGTCCAGTTCCAAGTGGAGACCTTTCAAAAAGAGGTTCCTGCTACGGAACAAGGAATTGTCCATTATTTATCCAGTGATATGTTCCCTGGTATTGGACGAAAAACAGCAGAACAAATCGTGAAAAAACTGGGTCAAAATGCGATTAATAAAATTCTGGATGATCCAGCTGCATTAGATGTGATTCCAAAACTCGGGGAAGATAAAAAACAAACTTTGCGAGCGGTGCTAGAGCAAAACCTTGGTTTAGAAAAAGTAATGATCCAGCTGAATGAATGGGGCTTTGGACCTCAAATCGCCATGAAAATATATCAGGCATACCGAGAAGAAACAATTGTAGTACTGACAAAAAATCCATACCGACTAATCGAAGAAGTAGAAGGGGTAGGATTTGTTCGTGCAGATGAACTGGGGTATAAACTTGGTATTCAAGGAAATCATCCTGATCGAATCAAAGCCGCTATTTATCATTTAATACAATCAGCATCCTTAAGCGAAGGACATGTATATATGTATGCTGAGCAACTATTAGAATCCGTCAAGAGGTTGCTAGAAAGCGCGCAACGGGAAGAAATTCCGTTTGAAGCAATAACGAAATGTTGTATTGAACTATCGGAGGAAAGCCGTATTGTAGGTGAAGTTAATCGTTTTTATATCCCTTCTCTTTATTTTTCAGAAGTAGGCATAAGCTCCAAAATCGAAACGTTACTTGGCGAAAATGATACCCATCATAAATTTCCACTAGCGGAGATGAAAAAGCATTTGGGTGGATTGGAAGAACGTTTAGGTGTGCAATATGCTGCGACACAAATAAAGGCAATTGAAACCGCTCTAAATTCTAGTATTACTTTACTCACAGGGGGCCCAGGTACCGGGAAAACGACAGTTGTTAGAGGAATTGTAGAATTATATGCTGAACTTCATGGACTTTCTTTGGATCCAAAGGAATGGGCGAAAGACAAAAAGCCATTTCCTGTTGTTTTGGCCGCTCCTACTGGGAGGGCAGCCAAACGATTAAGTGAGTCCACCGAGTTACCTGCCATGACGATACACCGCTTATTAGGGTTCACAGGGCAGGAAGATGCCGATGTGGAAGGAAAAGAAATTGAGGGGAAATTAGTCATTATTGATGAAACGTCAATGCTCGATACATGGCTAGGACACCAACTTTTAAAAGCAATTCCAAAAGACGCTCAAGTTATTTTCGTTGGCGACCAAGATCAATTACCACCTGTTGGTCCTGGACAAGTATTAAAGGATTTATTAGCTTCTAAACGAATTCCAACAGTAGAACTAAAAGATATTTATCGACAGTCGGAAGGATCTTCCATTATTGAACTAGCACACGACATGAAAAAAGGATCGGTGCCGTCAACTTTATTGGACAAAACAAGAGACCGTTCATTTATTAAAGCTTCCGCTGAACAAATTCCTAAAGTAGTGGAACAAGTGCTGAAAAGTGCTCTTTCAAAAGGTCATTCCATTCGAGATATTCAAGTACTTGCCCCGATGTACCGAGGACCTGCTGGAATAGATGCATTAAATAAGATGATTCAAGAAATGGTTAATCCTAATACAGATGGCAAACGTAAAGAGATGGTATTCGGAGATACGATTTATCGAATAGGTGATAAAGTATTACAGCTTGTCAATCAGCCGGAAAGTAATGTGTTTAATGGCGATATGGGTGAAGTTGTAAGTATTTTTAAAGCCGCTGAAACAGTCGAAAAGAAAGAAATGCTCGTCATTTCGTTTGATGGCAATGAAGTGACTTATGAAAAAAATGATTTGAACCAAATTACATTAGCTTATTGCTGTTCGGTTCATAAATCTCAAGGTAGTGAGTTTCAAACGGTTATCATGCCAGTAACAAGAAGTTACATGAAAATGCTTCGTCGAAACTTATTGTATACAGGTATTACAAGAGCAAAAAACTTTTTAATATTATGTGGAGAACCGGAAGTATTTAAGTTTGGTGTAGAGAGAACGGATGATCTTCAACGATTAACCACTTTAAAGAACCGATTAACGGTGAGGGAAGATCTATCAGAGGAACAGTCGGAAATAGTGAAGGAGGATTCTACTGAAGTTTTGGTAGAAGCTACTTACCTAACCGCTGATAATTACCATTTAATTGATCCATTAATCGGTATGAATGGTATAACGCCATATCAATTTTTGGATGCAGACAATTGA
- a CDS encoding tetratricopeptide repeat protein — MNYNELGIQAIQEENYEKAMELFTKAIEESPEEAIGYINFGNLLASMNENERAERFFQKAITLDEQAATAFYSLANLYYNAERYAEAAKLYEKAISNGIEGPDAYFMLGKSFDKEGHTKLALPYLQRAYELDASDIQIKLTYGIALASMEMFEQAEPVFKEITEVDPENADAHYNLGVLYAVSTSDTEAALKHLKEAFTIQPNYDQARYVYDMIALRN, encoded by the coding sequence ATGAATTATAATGAATTAGGCATCCAAGCGATTCAAGAAGAAAATTATGAAAAAGCGATGGAGCTATTTACAAAAGCAATTGAAGAAAGCCCAGAAGAAGCAATTGGGTATATAAACTTTGGGAATCTTCTTGCTTCCATGAATGAAAACGAACGTGCAGAACGATTCTTTCAAAAAGCTATTACATTAGATGAACAAGCGGCGACGGCATTTTATAGTTTAGCAAATTTATACTATAATGCAGAGCGCTACGCAGAAGCAGCCAAATTATATGAAAAAGCGATTTCAAATGGAATTGAAGGTCCAGATGCGTATTTCATGCTGGGAAAAAGCTTTGATAAAGAAGGTCATACCAAGCTTGCCTTACCATACCTACAGCGCGCATATGAATTAGATGCATCAGATATACAAATTAAACTAACATACGGAATTGCGCTAGCGAGCATGGAAATGTTTGAACAAGCGGAACCTGTCTTTAAAGAAATAACAGAGGTTGATCCAGAAAATGCTGACGCTCATTACAATTTAGGCGTTTTATACGCTGTTTCAACATCGGATACGGAAGCTGCTCTTAAGCACTTAAAAGAAGCATTTACGATTCAACCCAATTATGATCAAGCACGATATGTGTACGACATGATTGCTCTTCGCAATTAA
- the mnmA gene encoding tRNA 2-thiouridine(34) synthase MnmA produces MKKIEDTRVVIGMSGGVDSSVAAYLLKEQGYDVIGIFMKNWDDTDANGVCTATDDYEDVIKVCNQIGIPYYAVNFEKQYWDKVFTYFLEEYKAGRTPNPDVMCNKEIKFKAFLDHALALGADYLATGHYAQVEVRDGQTRMLRGKDNNKDQTYFLNQLNQEQLEKVMFPIGHLEKKKVREIALEQGLATATKKDSTGICFIGERNFKEFLGQYLPAQQGVMETMDGKPMGKHDGLMYYTIGQRHGLGIGGSGDPWFVIGKDLVRNVLLVGQNINNDALFSTSLTATDLSFTTTLEKPKSFNCTAKFRYRQEDVGVHVELLSEDRVLVTFNQPVRAITPGQAVVFYQGDECLGGATIDEVFKDGLKLDYVG; encoded by the coding sequence GTGAAAAAAATAGAAGATACACGTGTAGTTATTGGAATGTCCGGGGGAGTAGATTCATCGGTCGCAGCTTATTTGTTAAAAGAACAAGGGTATGATGTAATCGGTATTTTCATGAAAAACTGGGATGATACAGATGCAAACGGTGTTTGTACCGCAACAGATGACTATGAAGATGTTATTAAAGTGTGTAATCAAATAGGTATCCCGTATTACGCAGTGAATTTTGAAAAGCAGTATTGGGATAAAGTGTTCACGTACTTCTTAGAGGAATATAAAGCAGGAAGAACTCCAAACCCTGATGTAATGTGTAATAAAGAAATTAAATTTAAAGCATTTTTAGATCATGCATTAGCGCTTGGGGCAGACTATTTGGCAACAGGCCACTACGCACAGGTGGAAGTTCGTGATGGACAAACTCGCATGCTACGAGGAAAAGACAATAATAAAGACCAAACGTATTTCTTAAATCAATTGAACCAAGAGCAATTAGAGAAAGTAATGTTCCCAATTGGTCACTTGGAAAAGAAAAAAGTGCGTGAAATTGCTTTAGAACAAGGTCTTGCAACTGCAACGAAAAAAGATTCTACTGGCATTTGCTTTATTGGCGAAAGAAACTTTAAAGAGTTTTTAGGTCAGTATTTACCTGCCCAACAGGGTGTGATGGAAACAATGGATGGGAAACCAATGGGTAAACATGATGGATTAATGTACTACACAATAGGACAGCGTCATGGTTTAGGAATTGGTGGTTCAGGTGATCCATGGTTCGTTATTGGCAAAGATTTAGTACGAAATGTATTATTAGTTGGACAAAATATCAATAATGATGCATTGTTCTCGACAAGCCTAACAGCTACGGATTTATCTTTCACAACGACGCTAGAAAAACCAAAATCATTTAATTGTACGGCTAAATTCCGTTACCGCCAGGAAGATGTAGGAGTTCATGTAGAATTGCTATCTGAAGATAGAGTGCTTGTCACATTCAATCAGCCAGTTCGCGCAATAACACCAGGCCAAGCGGTTGTTTTCTATCAAGGAGACGAATGTCTAGGTGGAGCAACGATTGATGAAGTATTCAAAGATGGATTAAAACTGGATTACGTTGGTTAA
- a CDS encoding cysteine desulfurase family protein, producing MTRIYLDHAATTPMAEEVIKTFTDELNQVFGNASSIHQTGRSARKKLDGARTILASSIGAHETEITITSGGTEADNYAIFGTAYARMNEGKHIITTQIEHHAVLHACEQLKRDGFEVTYLPVNKDGLINVDDLKKSLREDTILVSVMYANNEVGSIQPIQEIGDLLVDHPAYFHTDAVQAYGSISIDVQALHIDLLSVSSHKINGPKGIGFLFQRKGIFLKPLFYGGQQERKKRAGTENVPAVVAFAKAVELKQSSFKDSFHHYQQLKKAFLNELGNKGVQFTINGSADYVLPHVLNVSIPKTDVETFLVQLDLAGIDASSGSACTAGSIDPSHVLVAMFGENTPELRNSVRFSFGLNNTEQQVIEAATKISKIIL from the coding sequence ATGACTAGAATATATTTAGACCATGCTGCTACAACGCCAATGGCCGAAGAAGTAATTAAAACGTTCACGGATGAGTTAAATCAAGTGTTTGGAAATGCATCAAGCATTCATCAAACTGGTAGAAGTGCAAGAAAAAAACTAGATGGAGCAAGAACTATTCTTGCATCAAGTATAGGTGCACATGAGACCGAAATAACGATTACTAGTGGTGGAACGGAAGCCGATAATTACGCTATTTTTGGTACAGCTTATGCGCGAATGAATGAAGGAAAACATATTATTACGACTCAAATTGAACATCATGCTGTGCTACATGCATGTGAACAGTTAAAGCGTGATGGATTTGAAGTTACTTACTTACCTGTAAACAAAGATGGACTGATTAATGTCGATGACTTGAAAAAATCACTTCGAGAAGATACTATATTAGTTTCGGTTATGTATGCTAATAATGAGGTCGGCTCGATTCAACCAATTCAAGAAATTGGAGATTTATTAGTAGATCATCCAGCTTATTTCCATACAGATGCCGTACAAGCTTACGGAAGTATTTCTATTGATGTACAAGCATTACACATCGATTTACTAAGTGTTTCTAGTCACAAGATCAATGGTCCAAAAGGAATTGGCTTTTTATTTCAACGAAAAGGTATTTTCTTAAAACCACTATTCTATGGTGGTCAACAAGAACGTAAGAAGCGTGCGGGTACGGAAAATGTTCCTGCAGTCGTTGCATTTGCGAAAGCTGTTGAATTAAAACAATCCAGTTTTAAAGATAGTTTTCATCATTATCAACAGTTAAAAAAAGCTTTCTTAAACGAGCTTGGAAATAAGGGCGTTCAGTTCACTATAAATGGATCAGCAGATTACGTTTTGCCTCATGTATTGAACGTTAGCATACCAAAAACAGATGTGGAAACATTTTTAGTACAACTGGATTTAGCTGGAATTGATGCTTCAAGTGGTTCTGCATGTACAGCCGGTTCAATCGATCCTTCTCATGTGTTAGTAGCTATGTTCGGAGAAAATACACCAGAGCTTCGAAATTCTGTCCGATTTAGTTTTGGATTAAACAATACAGAGCAGCAAGTAATAGAAGCTGCAACTAAAATAAGTAAAATTATTCTATAG
- a CDS encoding Rrf2 family transcriptional regulator yields the protein MKFSTKGRYGLTIMVALGKQCGQGPIALRQIAADHNLSEAYLEQIVSPLRNAGLVKSVRGAYGGYMLSKAPNEITTGDVIRVLEGPIQIVEGIDEEAPPQRELWLRIRDAVKNVLDTTTIEDLAEYSEENPEDPGYMFYI from the coding sequence TTGAAATTTTCAACAAAAGGCCGCTATGGACTAACGATTATGGTTGCCTTAGGAAAACAATGTGGACAAGGACCAATCGCACTTCGTCAAATAGCAGCAGATCATAATTTATCAGAAGCATACTTAGAACAAATAGTATCTCCTCTTCGAAATGCAGGACTTGTTAAAAGTGTACGTGGAGCTTATGGAGGGTATATGCTATCAAAAGCACCGAATGAGATCACAACGGGTGATGTAATTCGAGTTTTGGAGGGGCCAATTCAAATCGTAGAAGGTATTGATGAGGAAGCGCCACCCCAACGCGAATTATGGTTGCGTATTCGTGACGCAGTGAAAAACGTGTTAGATACGACAACGATTGAGGATTTAGCGGAATATTCAGAAGAAAATCCAGAAGACCCTGGATATATGTTTTATATTTAA
- a CDS encoding replication-associated recombination protein A, which produces MNNEPLAYRMRPQTIDELAGQQHVIGKNTALYKMIKNGHVPSMLLYGDPGVGKTSLAFAIAGTTKLPFVALNATKAGKKDVEDVVADARISGKVILFLDEIHRFNKLQQDTLLPHVENGSIILIGATTENPFHDVNPAIRSRCGEIKQLKRLTTEDVDMLLKRALLDKVKGLGQTSIHITDEQRLNIADAANGDARKALTLLESTIFASFEEDGVTKVEDTTLKSLIDRVGVFGDKKGSHFYNLLSALQKSVRGSDTDAALYYLAHLLENGDLVAVSRRLLVMSYEDIGLANPSVGSQVLAAIQAAERLGLPEARIPLANAVVLMCLSEKSNSAYAALDAAIASIHQGKTGDIPSHLKDTHYAGATELGHGGYIYPHDHKIGTFGGWVNQTYLPDSLIGTKFYKPIEAGEEKRLAAIYNRLENFKLEK; this is translated from the coding sequence TTGAACAACGAACCTTTAGCCTATCGCATGAGACCTCAAACTATAGATGAACTCGCTGGACAGCAGCATGTTATTGGAAAAAATACAGCGTTATATAAAATGATTAAAAACGGTCATGTTCCCTCCATGCTTCTTTATGGCGATCCAGGGGTTGGTAAAACTTCTCTTGCATTTGCTATTGCAGGAACGACCAAGCTCCCTTTTGTGGCATTAAACGCAACAAAAGCAGGTAAAAAAGATGTGGAAGATGTGGTTGCAGATGCTCGTATTAGCGGAAAAGTCATTTTGTTTTTAGATGAAATTCATCGCTTCAACAAATTGCAGCAAGATACACTTTTGCCACATGTTGAAAATGGTTCAATTATATTAATTGGAGCGACAACTGAAAATCCATTTCACGATGTGAATCCGGCAATTCGTTCTCGTTGTGGAGAGATAAAGCAGCTAAAGCGTTTAACAACAGAAGATGTAGATATGCTTTTAAAAAGAGCCTTACTTGATAAAGTAAAAGGGCTGGGTCAAACGTCCATACATATTACCGATGAACAGCGATTAAATATAGCAGATGCAGCAAATGGTGATGCCCGGAAAGCATTAACTCTATTAGAATCAACTATATTTGCAAGCTTTGAGGAAGACGGAGTCACAAAGGTAGAAGACACTACACTTAAGAGCTTAATTGATCGTGTAGGCGTTTTTGGAGATAAAAAAGGGTCTCATTTTTATAATTTATTATCCGCCTTACAAAAATCAGTTAGGGGCAGTGACACGGACGCCGCACTTTATTATTTAGCCCACTTACTTGAAAATGGAGATTTAGTAGCTGTTTCTAGAAGACTGCTCGTGATGAGTTATGAGGATATCGGCCTTGCAAACCCATCTGTTGGGTCACAGGTGCTTGCTGCTATACAAGCGGCTGAACGACTTGGTCTCCCAGAAGCACGTATTCCTTTAGCGAATGCCGTTGTTTTAATGTGCTTGTCCGAAAAGTCTAATTCCGCTTATGCTGCTCTCGATGCGGCAATTGCTAGTATTCATCAAGGAAAAACGGGTGACATTCCAAGTCATTTAAAAGATACTCATTATGCCGGTGCAACGGAACTTGGTCACGGAGGCTATATTTATCCGCATGATCATAAAATTGGCACCTTCGGGGGATGGGTTAATCAAACGTACTTGCCCGACAGTCTCATTGGCACGAAATTTTATAAACCAATCGAAGCGGGTGAAGAAAAACGTCTCGCTGCTATTTATAACCGATTAGAGAATTTTAAATTGGAAAAATAA
- a CDS encoding tRNA threonylcarbamoyladenosine dehydratase, with amino-acid sequence MLHQFSRNELAIGTEGVDLLRNTTVAILGVGGVGSFAAEACARSGVGRIILVDKDNVDITNINRQLVAYMSTVGRSKSEVMKERIADINPACEVIDMHMFYTEETYEQFFAMNIDYVIDASDTIIYKIHLMKECLKRGIKIISSMGAANKTDPTRFKIVDISKTHTDPLAKVIRTKLRKEDRITKGIPVVFSDESPIVVREDVVETVGKPDAAIRKAKMPPSSNAFVPSVVGLICASWVINDITKDITVNRVQ; translated from the coding sequence TTGTTACATCAATTTTCTAGAAATGAGCTTGCAATAGGTACAGAAGGTGTTGATTTATTAAGAAATACGACTGTAGCTATTTTAGGTGTTGGAGGAGTTGGTTCTTTCGCGGCTGAGGCTTGCGCGAGAAGTGGGGTAGGACGTATTATTTTGGTAGATAAAGATAATGTTGATATTACAAATATTAATCGTCAACTAGTTGCTTATATGTCAACTGTTGGTCGCTCGAAATCGGAAGTAATGAAAGAACGAATTGCAGATATAAATCCTGCGTGTGAAGTAATCGATATGCATATGTTTTATACAGAAGAAACGTATGAGCAGTTTTTTGCAATGAATATTGATTATGTCATTGATGCATCGGACACCATTATTTACAAAATACATTTGATGAAAGAGTGTTTAAAGCGTGGAATTAAGATTATTTCCAGTATGGGTGCAGCCAATAAAACAGACCCAACTCGCTTTAAAATTGTCGATATCTCAAAAACACATACAGATCCACTTGCGAAAGTCATTCGTACAAAACTACGTAAGGAAGATCGCATTACGAAGGGAATACCTGTCGTATTCTCAGATGAAAGTCCAATTGTAGTGCGTGAGGACGTGGTAGAAACTGTTGGAAAACCGGATGCAGCAATTCGTAAAGCAAAAATGCCACCATCCTCCAATGCATTTGTCCCTTCAGTAGTAGGTTTAATATGCGCAAGTTGGGTTATTAATGATATTACAAAGGACATTACGGTTAATCGAGTACAGTAA